Below is a genomic region from Pseudomonadota bacterium.
CGGTCGATGTCCGCGATGGTCATGGACATGAGCGCGGGATAGGGCGCCTTGCGAATACTCTCCTTAAGTTCCTCGACGTACGCCGGGTTGATCTCGCTCATAGCTGCTCGTAGGGAATCTTATAGGTGTCACCGCCCTCGAGGCGGCCGCTGCGCAAGCCCTTCTCGAACCAGCGCATGCGTTGCTCGGAGGTGCCGTGGGTAAACGCGTGAGGATCGATTCGTCCGCGCGAGCGCATCTGAATGGCGTCGTCGCCGATCTGATTCGCCGCCTGCATGGCCTCTTCGATGTCGCCGCGCTCGAGGTAGCGCTGGTTGTGGTGAGCCCAGACGCCGGCGAGGTAATCGGCCTGCAGTTCCAGGCGCACGATCCACTGGTTCTCCTGCGGCGTGCCGCGCATGGCGTTGACCTTGTCGCTGTAGCCGAGCAGGTTCTGGATGTGATGCCCCACCTCGTGGGCGATGACGTAAGCCTGGGCGAAATCACCGGGCGCCTGGAACTGGCGGGCGAGCTCGTCGTAGAAGCTCAAGTCGATATAGATACGTTGATCGGCGGGGCAGTAGAAGGGTCCCATGCGCGCATCGCCGGGGCCGCAGCCGCCCGTGTTGATGCGATCGCGGTAGATGATCAGTTCCGGCTCGCGGTAGGCCTGGCCGAAGCGCGAGAACTCGGAGTTCCACACGTCTTCCGTGTCCGCCAGCACCACGGCGACGAATTGGAAGAGCTCCTGCTCCGCTGCGGTCGGCGTGTACTTGACCTGCTGGGAGGTGGGGGCGCCGCCGAGGAGCGTCGCCGGATTGATCAGGCCGAGCTGCCAGCCCACCACGCCGATCACGCCGAGCACCAGCACGCCCTTGAGGCCGAAGGTGCGCAGCACCATCTGCACCAGCAGGTTGATGCCCGCCCCGCCGAGGCCACCGCCCCCGCCTGACATGCGCTGCCCGCGCGCGTCGGTTACGTTGTCGCTGCCGCGTCGGCCTCTCCACTCCATGGTGCCTTCCTCAAGCGATGTCGCAGGCCGCCAGTGTAGTGCACGGCCCTCGCCGGGTGGGCATGATCCGTTGACCTCGCGCGCCCACGACGGTGAAATCCCGTGAACTCCCGCGCCCAGAGGATTCGCATGTCCACATCCGCCAGCCTCGACGTCGACTTCGCCCGCCACTGCTTCCCGGCCTTTCGCGAGCCGGACCTCCAGGGCTGGGCCCACTTCGAGAACGCCGGCGGTTCCTACGCCTGCGCACCGGTGATCGAGCAACTGGAGCGCTTCTACCGCAGCACGAAGGTGCAGCCCTACGCCTGGTCCGCGGCTTCCGTGGCTGGCGGCGAGGCGATGGACCGCGCCCGCGAGGGGCTGGCGAGCTGGCTCAACGTGGCCACGGACGAACTGCACCTCGGCCCCTCCACCACGCAGAACGTCTACGTACTGGCCCAGGCCCTGCGTGCCCACGGCAAGGCAGGCGACGAGGTCATCGTCACCAACCTCGATCACGAGGCGAACGTGGGCGCCTTCCGACGCCTGGCCGACGACGGCTTCACCGTGCGCGAGTGGCGCTTCAACCCCTACAGCGGTGATCTCGAGCTCTCAGCTCTGGAGTCGCTGCTGAACGAGCGCACGGTGCTGGTCGCCTTCAGCCATTGCTCGAACATCGTCGGCACCTTCAACCCCGTGGCGCAGATCTGCGAACGAATCCGTAAGGCAGGGGCAGTGAGTGTGGTGGACGGCGTGTCCTACTGCGGCCACGGCCTGCCCGACGTTGACGCCCTCGGCGCGGACGTCTACCTCTTCTCCCTGTACAAGGTGTACGGCCCGCACCAGGGTGTGATGACCATGCGCCGGACGCTCAACGAGCAATGGCCGTCGCAAACGCATTTCTTCAACGCTGGAAAGCCGAACGCGCGCTTTGTCCCCGCGGGTCCGGACCACGCTCAGGTGGCGGCCTCGGGGGGCGTGATCGACTACTTCGAGTCCCTCTGCCTACACCAGGGCCTCGCCGACCTGCCCTTGCGGGCGCGGGCCAACGCCCTGCACGACCTGATGCAGGCCCACGAGCAGTCGCTGCTGACGCCGTTGCTGGATTTCCTCGACGATCATCCGCGCGCGAGCCTGATCGGTCGCCGCCAGGCCGCCGGGCGCGCGCCTACCGTGGCCGTGGACACGAAGCGCCACCCGCGCGATATCGCCGAGGCCCTGGCCAAGGAGCACCACGTGGGCGCGAGCGCCGGCCACTTCTACGCGCACCGCTGCATCGATGCCCTCGGCATGGAACCGGACCGGGGCGTGCTCCGGATGTCCTTCGTGCACTACACGAACGAAGCGGAAGTCACCCAGCTGATCGAGGCCCTGGACGCGCAGCTCTGAGCCTACGCGTCGCTGTCGCCACCGACACCGAAGGCAAGTAATAGCCAGCCGGCGACGAGGGTGAGGCCGCCGAGGGGCGTGATCATGCCGAGCATGGGCGCATCGAGGAGCACGAGGGCGTAGAGCGACCCGCTGAACAGCACCACGCCGACGGCGAAGCACACACCGGCTGCCATGAGCGACGCCCGCGGCGAGCGCTGGCGCGCCACGACGCCCGTGAGCACCAGCGCCAACGCATGCCAGAGGTGATAGCTGGCTCCCGTCGCGAAGGTATCGAGACGCTCAGCGCTTACCTGCCCCTCCAGGCCGTGGGCACCGAAGGCGCCCGCTAGCACGCCCAGGGCGCCCAGCACGGCGCCCGAGCGAATCATGAGGGTGGCCCAGCTCATTGCGTGGCACCGAAGATCGGTATGCGCGGCACGCCCTGGCAGCCCAGGGAGGCGCGGTCCCCCTCGTCCGCCGCATCGAAGCCCAGGGTGATGTCGTAGAGGCGGCAGCGCTGGCGGTCCTCGAGGTAGGCGTCGGCGCGCAGGGCGTCGAGGTAGCCATCCTTGCTGAGGCGCTCGCTCACGGCGCGTACGCCACCGTCGGCCGAGGTGTCGAGCAAGAGGAGCGTCTCCGCGGTGGCATCGGCGCTCACTGAGGGCCACACCGGCGCCCCGGTGCCACCGGTGCCCGGCACGCCATCGCGCACGAAGGCTGCCCAATACCCCATCATCACCCGGCTCAGTTCCGCTCGACCCGCCGCGTTGCGCTTGTGGTAGAGCATCTTGGTGTTCGGGCCCACATCGTAGTGACCGAAGATGAAGGCGACCTCGAAGCCGTGCCCGGCACCGGCGATGGCGGACAGATCGACGAAGCCGAGCTTGCCCTCCTCGTCCCAATCCCAGCGATAGGTGAAGAACGGCCCCGGCGCGCCCCCTTCGAGCATGGCGCTCACGGGGCGATCGACACCGAAGAACTTCCACGCGCGCGAGCGATACAAGGCTTCTCGCTCGTAGGTGACCGGATCCTTACGCCACAGGGGCAGACCGGCCACCTGCTGCACCTGATCGGGCTCGAAGGCCATGAAGAGCTTGGCTTCGTCGCGGGTGCTGCCGAGTATCACCGGCATCTGGTGCCACTCCCCTCGCCGCAGAAGCTCCAGCGTGGGCGTGAGCGGCAGCACCTCGCCGTCGCGGATCAGGGTGGGTCCCTGGGCGCCGAGCGAGTAGGGGCTGGCCTCGTAGAGGTCGAACAAGGTGGGCACTTCGAGGGCGCGCAGGCGCGTGGCGATCTCGCCCGCCGCGAGTGCATCCTCCGCACGCCGCTTGGCCACGGCGCGCTCGCCGCCGAGCAGCTTGAGCACGATCTCCGCCGCGCTCGTCTCATGGCCCGGGGCCTGCGAGTCGTCCTGGTAGTGGCTGGCGGCGGCGACGGACGCCGTGGTGGTGCCGCCGCTCTGCGAAATCGCCCGGTGGAACAGACCCTCCGCTAGGGGCGAGACCAGCAGCGCAAACACGTTGCGGCCGCCGGCGGACTGGCCCGCGACGGTCACGCGCTGCGGGTCACCGCCGAAGGCAGCGATCTCCGCCTGCACCCATTGCAGGGCGGCGATCATGTCCAAGGTGCCGTAGTTGCCCGAGCCGTCCTGCGCCGTGCCGTCGCTCAGGGACGGATGGTAGAACCAGCCCAAGGGGCCGAGGCGATAGTTGAAGGTGACCACGATGAGCTGCTGCTCGGCGGCGAGGCGGGCGCCGTTGTAGAACCCGCTGTGGCCGACCACGTTACCGCCGCCGTGAATCCACACGAGCACGGGCAAGCCCGGTTCGTCGGTGCCGCGCGGCGCGTCCGCCGGCGCGTAGATGTTGAGGGAGAGGCAGTCCTCATCCCCCCAGAGCTTGCCGTAGGTGTCCGCGGGTGCACCGCCGAGGGGGCTGCCGGTTTGGGGGCAGGCGGGACCGTGGGCGATGGCCTCCCGAGGGGATTGCCACGGCCGCGGCGGTCGCGGTGCGCGCCAGCGCAGATCGCCCACGGGCGGCGCGGCGTAGGGGATGCCGAGCCAGGCGTGCGCGCCGGGCTCCGCCGTGGCGCCGGTGACCGGGCCCGCCGTCGTATTCACGAGGGTCTGCGCCGGCGCTGGCTCGAACAGCGATGCTGGTTCGCGGCTGCAGCTAACAGCCGCGATCGCCAGCACGAGCACCGTGAGCACCAGCACCGGATCGCGCCAGGCAGACCTCGCCGCCACACCTGAACTCGAGCGCCTCAGCAGCATTCGCCCTCCATGCATCACTCCGCGTGTACCCGATAAGCCCCGCAGTGTATCGTGCGCAAACCGGGCCGGGGGCCATGCGTCAAACGATGGGATACGCATGCGCTACCGGCATCGCCCACGCCACGGAGCAGCCCCATGCAAGTCGCGATCTTCACCACCGGTGGCACCATCGACAAGGTGTACTTCGATGCGCGCAGCGAATTCAGCATCGGCGCCCCGCAGATCCCCCAGATCCTGCACGAGGCTGGCGCCGGCTTCGACTACTCCCTGACGGAGCTGATGCACAAGGACAGTTTGGAACTCACCGACGAGGACCGGACCCGAATCCACGCGGCCGTGAGCCGCTGCAACGCCACCCACGTGCTCATCACCCACGGCACGGACACGATGGTGCAGACCGCCCGCACGATGGAGGACATCGCCGGCAAGACCATCGTGCTCACAGGCGCCCTCACGCCAGCCCGATTCCGCTCCACGGACGCCCTGTTCAACATCGGCATGGCCGTGGCCGCCGTGCAGGTGTGCGCGCCGGGGGTCTACATCGCGATGAACGGGGAGATCTTCCCCTCGAATGCGGTGCGCAAGAATCTCGACGCGAACCGCTTCGAGCGCGTGGCCGCCCGCTAGGTCTCAGCCACGGGGCGCTCAGCTCGCGCTCTGCAGCACGTCGTCGATCACCTTCAGGCGCTTACTCACCTGCGTGGTCTCGAGCACGGACTGCATTAGGTCAGGATCGAAGCGCAGGAACTGGAAGATCTTGAAGGAGAAGGCGGCGGGGCTGAGCGAGCACCAATCGTCCTGCTCCAGGGCGTCGGCGAGCTCCGGACTCTCGTCGGCCACGATGCGCACGAGACGCCCGTTGATCTCCCGCTGCAGCTCGCGCGAGACGTCCTCAGCGCCGTCGGGCTCGTCGTCCAGGGGCGTGGCCTCGACGATCCGATAGGGCAGGGTCTGCACCTCCTGGCCCAGCACCAGGCGCTGCTCCACGCGGATCACCGCGTGAATACGCCCATCATCGAGGGTCTCGACGATCTCCCCGCGCCCCGCGGAGAACACCTCGTGAGGCTGATATGTCGCCTGGTTGCTCGCGAGCGCCTCCTCGACCGACTCGTGCTTGCGCCCGGGGTGAATCTGCTTTCGCGTATTGGGGATGCCGATCAAGCGCTCCTGCTCGATCGAGTCGTTCAGGAGCTGGCGATAGCGGGGCTCGAACACGTGCAAAGGCACGATCGTGCCGGGAAATGCCACCAAATCCGGGATCGGGAACAGGGCGACGGTGGTGGGGGTGCTGCTCATCTGATGTCTCGTCCTACGGCGTAAGCACTGGGTCCGTTATGACCGGTGGTTGGAGATTGTCGCCTGGCGACGGCAGGTGATCCCCACGAGGGACGTGATCCGCCACCCCGCCCTCGGGTAGGATGACCCAAAAGAGCCAGTGGCGGCCACCGACGGATTGGCGCCCCAGCAACGTAATGGCCATCGGCAAGCCCCCTTGCCGACGCTCCAGGGACGGATATGAAAGCAAGAGGCTTCACACTAATCGAGCTGATGGTGGTGACCGCCATCGTCGGCATCCTCACGGCGATCGCCGTGGCCGCCTACCAGCGCTACGTTACGCGTGCCTACGTGGTGGAGGCGCTGACGATCACCGGTGGCATCAAGACCCGAGTCGAGGACTACTTCTCGTACTTCGGCGAGTTCCCGGAATCCAATGCCGTGCTCGAGTTGCCCGCGCCCGCGGAAATAAACAGCGAGGGCGTGTCCGCCGTGGCGGTGGCGGAGGGCGCCATCCACGTGGAGTTCGCAAGCGTGAACGCGGCACTCGGCGAACGCATTCTGAGCTTGCGCCCAAGCCTGCGCGACGACAACGCAGGCGCGACCGTGGCCTGGGTGTGCGGGTTCAGCAATCCGCTCGACGGCATGACCGTCTTCGGCACCAACCTCACCAGTGTCGACCTGCAGAACCTCCCTGCGTCCTGCCAGGGCCTTGCAGCGAAACCCGAGTAGGGCGCTGCGCTGAGCGACGCCGACCGCTTACGGCCGGCGTCGCCCGAGAGCCGACCTCAGAAGGTCTCGATCACCACGTCGCTGAGGGTGCAACTCGGCCGCTCCACCGCTTGCAGACGCAGGGTGCGCCCGCTGAGCCCCGCCGGCAGGAAGCGCTCCAGCGTGGCCGTGCCCGTCGCATCGGCGTTGCCCACCGCCAGCACGCGGAAGTTGGCGATGTCGGCGAACAAGCCCGGGCACCCCGGCACTTCCGTCGCGCCCGCAGCGCCACCCACGAGCACGAAGTTGCGCTGACCCGGCGTGGCGCCGGTGATCTCGAAGGTGTTCAGGGCACCGGCGTCGCCGGGGGTCGGCGGGTTCAGGGTGTAGACGGGGTCGCCCCCATCGCCGGTCACGGTGATCAGCAACGGCTCGGCGTCGCGGTAGATCTGGCCGACCACCGTGTTCACCTCGTTGGGATCCGTCTCGTTGCGGAACACCTCACCCTCCTCCGTACGCGCACGCACCAGGAAGCTCTGCGGCGGCAGGGCGGGATCGGGGTTGCCTTGGGCAAGCAGGTCCTCGTCCACCTTCGCCACCGGCGTAAGGAAGTAGTCACCCGGCACATCGATGCTCACCTGCGCCGTGAACTCACGCGGCGGATTGAAGCACGCGTCACCGCTGAGATCGCTCTGCGACGCGCTCTGCGCATCGAAGTCCACCCGCGGATCGGCGGAGGTACCCCAGCGCACGCGCGTGTCGTCGATGTCGAAGCAGCCGCGTACCTGCCAGCGCACCTCGAAGGACTCACCCACCTCCACGCTGGTCGGCACCTGGTCGCGGTTGGTCCACTCGACGAACGGATCCGTCAGGTCGATGGCCGCCAGGGCGATGCGCACGTTCTTCGGGATGTAGCCGTCTTCGGCACCGCCCGGGGTGAGCAGGTCCGCATCACCGCCGAGCAGGTTCTCGGCCGGTCGCTTCTGGTTGGAGATCTCCACCGTGTAGCTGATGGCGCGAGCCGCATCGTTGGGGAACTGAGCGTCCGCGTTGGCCGGATCCCAGCCAGGTGCGTAGGACGAGTCATCCAGGGGACCGATCACGGCACCGAGCAGGTCGTTCGACGTACCCACGGGGTAGAAGCCGCGGAAGGGTCCGCCGTACTCGCTCATGAGATTGCCGAGCGCATTGGCGGCGCGCTCGTCCGGGCTCTCCGTGTTCTGGCGATGGATCGGCGTGCCCCAGGGATGGATGATCAGCTCGATCCCCCCGTGGTAGTCGAGCATCACGCGGAAGGCGTGGCGCCGCGACAGCTCCCAGATGGCGCGCCCCCCGACGGTGGAGAGCGGAATGTCATCGTCGCAGAAGAAATTGCACGCGCGATCGTAGATGTGGTCGCGGTTCATGTCCTCGCTGCCCTCGGCACCGGGACTGGACCGGCGTCCTTCCGTGAAGCCCTGAGGGTTGGCAAGGGGCATGAAGTAGATCTCGCGCTCGTCCACGAGGGCCGTGAGCCAGGGATCGGAGCCGTAGCTCTCGAGCAGCAGGCGCGCCGTCTCGATGGCCACTTCCACACCGACCACCTCATCGCCGTGCTGCGTACCCACGATCAACATCTCGGGCTTGTCGAAGCCGGTCGACTCGTTGGTGATGCGCAGGATGAAGTGCTCGAAGCGATCGTCGGTGGGCAGGCCGTAGTCGTCCTGCGCCGTGCTCAAGCGGGTCAGCTCGGGGTACTGCTGAGCGAGGGCCTCGAGATCCGCCTGCACCTGATCAAAATCCCGATAGGTGAAGGGGGTCGCGAGGGCGCTCGCGCTGAGCAGCACGCCGGCGGTGAGACCGAGAGCGGCAGGCAGCAGCGGCCGGCTCATTCGTGCACCTCCCCGCGAATGCTCACGCTCACCTCACCCACCTGTCCGCTGCTGAGGTCGTAGCGCGCGAAGAACACGAGGTAGCGGTGCACGATCTCGAAGCTGGCCGGCAAGCGCGGCCCGCGCAACATGAGGTAGAGCGCGTCATCGTTGGCGGCGAGCACTTCGGCGCCATGGAAGTTGGGCTCGGCGGGCGGATGCCAGCCCCGGGTAGCCTCCACGTGGAAGCGCGACAACCCCACCACATCGAGGGCACCGATCGCCTGCCAATGGGCACGGGCGAAGGCGGTCAACTCGCGCACGGCGTCCGCCTCGGCCGGATGCGCATCGAGGCGCTCGGTACCGCGCGAGGCCCGTGCGGCGGCGAGGATGCCCTGCGGCGCCTGCCCTTCGGGCACGGAGTTGAAGGCGAGAGAGGTGGCCTGCTGAGCGTCGACGGCACCCGCGATGAGCGTGGCCCCCAACAGAACGGCCGTGAGTCGAGAAAGCACGGGCGAGGTGCGCCCGCGCGGCCGACCCTTCGGATCGACCGATTTATTTTCGTTTTGCATGGTGTGTCTCCTTAGATCGAACATCCATGTTCGCGGCGGCATTATCGCCCAGGGATCCTCCGCGAGGGCGAAAAACTGCCCCTGTCACCCCGCCGCGACAGGAGTTCGCGATATCCATCCGCATTTGCAACATGCGGTCACAGCGGCGCCAGCGGCCCGATCGACGCCGCTGGCCAAGATCCGCCGGATGCGCAAAACGGGGCCACCGCCCCGCTCGCCCGCCTCCGGCAGACGCGGCCCTCGTCGCCACAGCAGGGCTCGTACTCCTAACGAATTGATTTGGTGATAGGCGCTGCACCGGTGATCGGGGAGCCAGCGCTACAGGGACGTCGTTGCCCCGCAGC
It encodes:
- a CDS encoding neutral zinc metallopeptidase → MEWRGRRGSDNVTDARGQRMSGGGGGLGGAGINLLVQMVLRTFGLKGVLVLGVIGVVGWQLGLINPATLLGGAPTSQQVKYTPTAAEQELFQFVAVVLADTEDVWNSEFSRFGQAYREPELIIYRDRINTGGCGPGDARMGPFYCPADQRIYIDLSFYDELARQFQAPGDFAQAYVIAHEVGHHIQNLLGYSDKVNAMRGTPQENQWIVRLELQADYLAGVWAHHNQRYLERGDIEEAMQAANQIGDDAIQMRSRGRIDPHAFTHGTSEQRMRWFEKGLRSGRLEGGDTYKIPYEQL
- a CDS encoding aminotransferase class V-fold PLP-dependent enzyme, which gives rise to MSTSASLDVDFARHCFPAFREPDLQGWAHFENAGGSYACAPVIEQLERFYRSTKVQPYAWSAASVAGGEAMDRAREGLASWLNVATDELHLGPSTTQNVYVLAQALRAHGKAGDEVIVTNLDHEANVGAFRRLADDGFTVREWRFNPYSGDLELSALESLLNERTVLVAFSHCSNIVGTFNPVAQICERIRKAGAVSVVDGVSYCGHGLPDVDALGADVYLFSLYKVYGPHQGVMTMRRTLNEQWPSQTHFFNAGKPNARFVPAGPDHAQVAASGGVIDYFESLCLHQGLADLPLRARANALHDLMQAHEQSLLTPLLDFLDDHPRASLIGRRQAAGRAPTVAVDTKRHPRDIAEALAKEHHVGASAGHFYAHRCIDALGMEPDRGVLRMSFVHYTNEAEVTQLIEALDAQL
- a CDS encoding DUF423 domain-containing protein; this encodes MSWATLMIRSGAVLGALGVLAGAFGAHGLEGQVSAERLDTFATGASYHLWHALALVLTGVVARQRSPRASLMAAGVCFAVGVVLFSGSLYALVLLDAPMLGMITPLGGLTLVAGWLLLAFGVGGDSDA
- a CDS encoding carboxylesterase family protein, whose amino-acid sequence is MLLRRSSSGVAARSAWRDPVLVLTVLVLAIAAVSCSREPASLFEPAPAQTLVNTTAGPVTGATAEPGAHAWLGIPYAAPPVGDLRWRAPRPPRPWQSPREAIAHGPACPQTGSPLGGAPADTYGKLWGDEDCLSLNIYAPADAPRGTDEPGLPVLVWIHGGGNVVGHSGFYNGARLAAEQQLIVVTFNYRLGPLGWFYHPSLSDGTAQDGSGNYGTLDMIAALQWVQAEIAAFGGDPQRVTVAGQSAGGRNVFALLVSPLAEGLFHRAISQSGGTTTASVAAASHYQDDSQAPGHETSAAEIVLKLLGGERAVAKRRAEDALAAGEIATRLRALEVPTLFDLYEASPYSLGAQGPTLIRDGEVLPLTPTLELLRRGEWHQMPVILGSTRDEAKLFMAFEPDQVQQVAGLPLWRKDPVTYEREALYRSRAWKFFGVDRPVSAMLEGGAPGPFFTYRWDWDEEGKLGFVDLSAIAGAGHGFEVAFIFGHYDVGPNTKMLYHKRNAAGRAELSRVMMGYWAAFVRDGVPGTGGTGAPVWPSVSADATAETLLLLDTSADGGVRAVSERLSKDGYLDALRADAYLEDRQRCRLYDITLGFDAADEGDRASLGCQGVPRIPIFGATQ
- a CDS encoding asparaginase domain-containing protein → MQVAIFTTGGTIDKVYFDARSEFSIGAPQIPQILHEAGAGFDYSLTELMHKDSLELTDEDRTRIHAAVSRCNATHVLITHGTDTMVQTARTMEDIAGKTIVLTGALTPARFRSTDALFNIGMAVAAVQVCAPGVYIAMNGEIFPSNAVRKNLDANRFERVAAR
- a CDS encoding LON peptidase substrate-binding domain-containing protein, whose amino-acid sequence is MSSTPTTVALFPIPDLVAFPGTIVPLHVFEPRYRQLLNDSIEQERLIGIPNTRKQIHPGRKHESVEEALASNQATYQPHEVFSAGRGEIVETLDDGRIHAVIRVEQRLVLGQEVQTLPYRIVEATPLDDEPDGAEDVSRELQREINGRLVRIVADESPELADALEQDDWCSLSPAAFSFKIFQFLRFDPDLMQSVLETTQVSKRLKVIDDVLQSAS
- a CDS encoding pilin, with translation MKARGFTLIELMVVTAIVGILTAIAVAAYQRYVTRAYVVEALTITGGIKTRVEDYFSYFGEFPESNAVLELPAPAEINSEGVSAVAVAEGAIHVEFASVNAALGERILSLRPSLRDDNAGATVAWVCGFSNPLDGMTVFGTNLTSVDLQNLPASCQGLAAKPE
- a CDS encoding M14 family metallopeptidase, which codes for MSRPLLPAALGLTAGVLLSASALATPFTYRDFDQVQADLEALAQQYPELTRLSTAQDDYGLPTDDRFEHFILRITNESTGFDKPEMLIVGTQHGDEVVGVEVAIETARLLLESYGSDPWLTALVDEREIYFMPLANPQGFTEGRRSSPGAEGSEDMNRDHIYDRACNFFCDDDIPLSTVGGRAIWELSRRHAFRVMLDYHGGIELIIHPWGTPIHRQNTESPDERAANALGNLMSEYGGPFRGFYPVGTSNDLLGAVIGPLDDSSYAPGWDPANADAQFPNDAARAISYTVEISNQKRPAENLLGGDADLLTPGGAEDGYIPKNVRIALAAIDLTDPFVEWTNRDQVPTSVEVGESFEVRWQVRGCFDIDDTRVRWGTSADPRVDFDAQSASQSDLSGDACFNPPREFTAQVSIDVPGDYFLTPVAKVDEDLLAQGNPDPALPPQSFLVRARTEEGEVFRNETDPNEVNTVVGQIYRDAEPLLITVTGDGGDPVYTLNPPTPGDAGALNTFEITGATPGQRNFVLVGGAAGATEVPGCPGLFADIANFRVLAVGNADATGTATLERFLPAGLSGRTLRLQAVERPSCTLSDVVIETF